From Microcystis aeruginosa NIES-2549, a single genomic window includes:
- a CDS encoding DUF6930 domain-containing protein, with protein MNLLPRTTQSRLKKIPQIPSVWEGDRRALSLSERMPRATLEPNQESGGECVIWVDGSEGCVRAMEVVSPETGPEAMVRTLIRAIETPQNPARPARPKKIIVRDRETQFFLRGVLQDLDITIDYVPSLPLIDDLFRGFEEFQNNRPPAIPPAWQSALVKTAHEIWKAEPWSCLADYDILEIKIDRPDFPYLYACIMGMLGREYGVILYRSLASLKQFRQAALEEKSMERLEKAFLSQDCWFLSYELADDDEDDDEDDYDLASAAPSQIHPVFGSVHPYEGIRPYLDEEEAITVYLALMALLRFLKGNQSALSEEPIGELQRRFRIPLDPEQAKGETVAVTVATMPDLCAEFMQLLEEDDDDDDDDEDDDEEESVLKENLVPDNAHLSLGMVPWQLLDKIRNRPKIHYQPQSVPTKGEGFPVVMIQTSRPKAKELIEKIQQAGGLEAIGFNPGEDPLEDTRYDLGILKMANGDLYLFGEFEQDDPDHRNARRNWQKRIKNTEGYCGLIVAMGVTGSSCGNPQLNDMLALYEAKSIDSKDLDLGVLTLMPHFS; from the coding sequence ATGAATCTTCTGCCCCGGACGACCCAAAGCCGCCTCAAAAAAATCCCACAAATTCCCAGCGTTTGGGAAGGAGATCGTCGTGCTTTATCCTTATCCGAGAGAATGCCCCGGGCCACCCTAGAACCAAATCAAGAAAGCGGCGGCGAGTGCGTGATCTGGGTGGATGGCAGCGAGGGCTGTGTACGCGCTATGGAAGTAGTTTCCCCCGAAACCGGGCCCGAGGCCATGGTGAGAACCTTAATCCGCGCCATCGAAACACCCCAAAATCCCGCCCGGCCAGCCAGACCGAAAAAAATTATCGTCCGCGATCGAGAAACACAGTTTTTCCTGCGCGGGGTACTGCAAGATCTCGATATCACCATCGATTATGTCCCCAGTTTGCCCCTGATCGATGATCTCTTTCGCGGATTCGAGGAATTCCAAAATAACCGCCCCCCGGCAATTCCCCCCGCTTGGCAGTCCGCTTTGGTGAAAACCGCTCACGAAATTTGGAAAGCTGAACCCTGGTCCTGTTTAGCTGATTACGATATCTTGGAAATTAAGATCGATCGCCCCGATTTCCCGTATCTTTACGCCTGTATCATGGGAATGCTCGGTCGGGAATACGGAGTCATTCTCTATCGTTCCCTAGCATCCCTCAAACAATTCCGGCAGGCCGCTTTAGAAGAAAAATCGATGGAAAGATTAGAAAAAGCCTTTCTTTCCCAAGATTGCTGGTTTTTAAGCTACGAATTGGCCGATGATGACGAGGACGATGATGAGGATGACTACGATCTGGCCTCGGCTGCCCCCTCCCAGATTCATCCGGTTTTTGGCAGCGTGCATCCCTACGAAGGTATTCGCCCCTATTTAGATGAAGAAGAAGCAATCACGGTATATTTAGCTTTAATGGCTCTGTTGCGCTTTTTGAAAGGCAATCAATCCGCTTTATCGGAAGAACCAATCGGAGAATTACAGCGTCGTTTTCGCATTCCCCTCGATCCCGAACAAGCAAAAGGGGAAACCGTGGCGGTGACGGTAGCCACGATGCCCGATCTATGTGCGGAATTTATGCAACTCTTAGAGGAGGACGACGACGACGACGATGATGATGAGGATGATGATGAGGAAGAATCCGTACTCAAGGAGAATCTAGTCCCTGATAATGCACATCTGAGTCTGGGAATGGTTCCCTGGCAATTATTGGATAAAATTCGCAATCGGCCGAAGATCCATTATCAACCCCAGTCCGTACCGACAAAAGGAGAGGGTTTCCCCGTGGTTATGATCCAGACCTCCCGACCGAAAGCCAAGGAACTGATCGAAAAAATCCAACAAGCTGGCGGTTTGGAGGCTATTGGTTTTAACCCCGGCGAAGATCCCTTAGAAGATACCCGTTATGATCTCGGGATTCTGAAAATGGCTAACGGTGATCTCTATCTGTTTGGGGAATTCGAGCAAGATGATCCCGACCACCGTAATGCTCGCCGCAATTGGCAAAAACGCATCAAAAATACCGAGGGTTATTGTGGTTTGATTGTTGCCATGGGGGTAACTGGTTCCTCCTGCGGTAATCCCCAATTAAACGATATGTTAGCCCTCTACGAGGCAAAATCGATCGATAGTAAAGATTTAGACTTGGGAGTTTTGACTCTTATGCCTCACTTTAGTTAA
- a CDS encoding caspase family protein — MNITRRELIQQTGWGLLTLAISQGTLNRHLAALAAPNPRKLALLVGIDQYGANIPPLPGCLTDVELQKDLLRYRFGFQDADIVTLTGQQASREAIEAAFLEHLIAQAKAGDVVIFHFSGYGSVGDRKEVFITADGAENALLKENILLMARCLATDKFSLIFDSSHLPQPQPYLGNLRIRSYSRTITDLNPAELTFAADIKTRFNLKNKSSNGVILAAAKPEQIALELSGNSPNAGLFTYDLTQYLWQACPSPTIAIAFPRLRHLVASHSSEQQQPAILTGNQNNSAPPYHIQPEKSRGGAAIVTNLIDERTLEVNLVGLPLEILENYGINSCLSFIEATGEEISLQILSRQGLKAKAQLLSAAASLEIGQILEEKLRVFPSKIGLIVGLDSNLTRIERVDATSTFASLPDVAAVVNIGEQTVDCLLSRVGSEETGNYQLLSPNGSLIIGSLGAANEAIKSGIKRLQSQLETLLACKLWHLLINQESSGLAVIVTLESLDQTYISTVQTQKIAGSRGANTAKNDLILPVGTEIRYQIENQEEQPLYALILVLDSDRQPFLYCSRPENPDKFSNSSPLAPFVVADKTKATIPNDRQGHWKISQAKGIREHLLILSRHPFPNTLTLLNATQSLKGEATQLLTLTNPLEIARAFWSDLKLDLGLKMDSSGSLIDEYAFDLGTWSGFRFIYQVID, encoded by the coding sequence ATGAACATAACTAGGCGAGAATTGATCCAGCAGACAGGTTGGGGGTTGCTGACTTTGGCGATTAGTCAAGGGACCCTTAACCGTCATTTGGCCGCTCTCGCCGCCCCTAATCCCCGAAAATTGGCTCTTTTAGTCGGTATTGACCAGTATGGGGCGAATATTCCGCCGCTGCCCGGTTGTCTTACCGATGTGGAGTTACAAAAAGACCTTCTCCGTTATCGTTTTGGTTTTCAGGATGCTGATATAGTGACTTTAACGGGACAACAAGCCAGTCGAGAAGCGATCGAAGCGGCTTTTTTAGAACACCTGATCGCCCAAGCCAAGGCAGGGGATGTGGTCATTTTTCACTTTAGTGGTTATGGCAGTGTTGGGGACAGAAAAGAAGTTTTTATTACTGCTGATGGGGCAGAAAATGCTTTACTTAAGGAAAATATCCTGCTGATGGCTCGCTGTCTAGCTACGGATAAGTTTAGCTTGATTTTTGATAGTAGTCATCTCCCCCAACCTCAGCCCTATCTCGGTAATCTTCGCATTCGTTCCTATTCTAGAACCATTACTGATCTTAACCCCGCCGAATTAACTTTCGCTGCCGATATTAAAACCCGTTTTAACCTCAAAAATAAGTCTAGTAACGGCGTTATTCTCGCTGCCGCTAAACCAGAGCAAATCGCCCTGGAATTGAGCGGTAATAGCCCCAATGCCGGCTTATTCACCTATGATCTCACCCAGTATCTCTGGCAAGCTTGCCCCAGTCCGACAATTGCGATCGCTTTTCCCCGTCTCCGTCATCTCGTCGCTAGTCACAGCAGTGAACAACAGCAACCGGCAATCCTGACCGGTAATCAAAATAATTCTGCGCCGCCATATCATATACAGCCAGAAAAGTCAAGGGGTGGAGCGGCAATTGTTACAAATCTTATTGATGAACGCACCCTAGAAGTCAATCTGGTCGGCCTGCCCTTAGAAATCCTAGAAAATTACGGGATTAACTCCTGTTTGAGCTTTATTGAGGCGACTGGGGAGGAAATCAGCCTACAAATTCTCTCCCGTCAGGGTTTAAAAGCGAAAGCGCAATTATTATCCGCCGCTGCTTCCCTAGAAATAGGACAGATTCTAGAGGAAAAATTGCGGGTTTTTCCGAGTAAAATCGGCTTAATCGTCGGTTTGGATAGTAACTTAACCCGGATTGAACGGGTAGATGCTACCAGTACCTTTGCCAGTTTGCCCGATGTGGCCGCCGTGGTTAACATTGGCGAACAAACGGTAGATTGTCTCTTAAGTCGAGTTGGTAGCGAAGAAACTGGCAATTATCAGTTATTATCTCCTAATGGCTCCCTAATTATCGGTAGTTTAGGGGCGGCCAACGAAGCAATTAAATCGGGGATTAAACGACTGCAATCGCAACTAGAAACCCTGCTGGCCTGCAAATTGTGGCACTTGTTGATCAATCAAGAATCCTCCGGTTTAGCCGTCATTGTCACCCTGGAAAGCCTCGATCAAACCTATATCTCCACGGTACAAACCCAAAAAATTGCGGGTAGCAGGGGGGCTAATACCGCTAAAAATGACTTAATTCTGCCCGTCGGTACGGAAATTCGCTATCAAATCGAGAATCAAGAAGAACAACCCCTCTACGCACTGATCCTTGTCCTCGACAGCGATCGCCAACCGTTTTTATACTGTTCCCGTCCAGAAAACCCCGATAAGTTCAGCAATTCCAGCCCATTAGCCCCCTTTGTCGTGGCGGACAAAACCAAGGCCACCATCCCCAATGACCGCCAAGGGCATTGGAAAATTAGTCAAGCCAAGGGCATCAGAGAACATCTCCTGATCCTCAGTCGCCATCCTTTCCCCAACACCTTAACCCTTCTCAATGCCACTCAAAGCCTCAAGGGAGAAGCAACCCAACTGCTCACCCTGACTAACCCCCTAGAAATAGCCAGAGCTTTCTGGAGCGATCTAAAATTAGATTTAGGCTTGAAAATGGATAGTTCTGGCAGTTTAATTGATGAATACGCCTTTGATCTGGGAACTTGGTCAGGTTTCCGGTTTATTTATCAAGTTATCGACTAA